The Amycolatopsis japonica nucleotide sequence ACAGCGAGCGGTTTCGTGCTCTTCGCGGTCTGTCTGGCCATAAGCCGCTACGGCCGGATCCCGCTGGGCGGGGACAAGGAACTCCCCGAATTCCGGACGTCGTCGTGGATCGCGATGATGTTCAGCGCCGGCATGGGCATCGGCCTGATGTTCTTCGGTGTGTACGAACCGGTCTCCCACCTCGCGAGCCCGCCCCCGGGCACCGCGGCCCCGAACTCCGACGAAGCCGTCCACACCGCGATGGCGACGACGTTGTTCCACTGGACCGTGCACCCGTGGGCGATCTACGCCGTCGTCGGCCTCGCGATCGCGTACAGCACCTTCCGGAAGGGCCGCAGCCAGCTGATCAGTTCGGTGTTCGCGCCGCTGATCGGCAAGCGGCGCACCGAAGGCCCGCTGGGCAAGGCGATCGACATCATGGCGATCTTCGCGACCCTGTTCGGTTCGGCCGCTTCGCTCGGTCTCGGCGCGCTCCAGGTGGGTGGCGGTATGGGCGCCGTCGGCTGGATCGACGATCCCGGCAAGGGACTCCTGGTCGCGATCATCGCGATCCTCACCATCGCGTTCATCGCTTCGGCGGTGTCCGGGGTGGCCAAGGGGATCCAGTGGCTGTCCAACATCAACATGGTGCTCGCCGCGGTGCTCGCGGTGTTCGTGCTGGTGGTCGGCCCGACCGTGCTGATCCTCAACATCGTGCCCGGCGCGATCGGCGACTACTTCCGCGAACTGGCGGAGATGTCCGGCCGTACCGGGATGACCGGTGGCGAGGAGATGCAGACCTGGCTCGGCGGCTGGACGGTCTTCTACTGGGCGTGGTGGATCTCGTGGACGCCCTTCGTCGGCATGTTCATCGCGCGGATCTCGCGCGGCCGCACCATCCGGCAGTTCATCTTCGGTGTCATCGCGATCCCGAGCATCGTGAGCCTGATCTGGTTCGCGATCTTCGGCGGCGCGGCGATCAGCAGGCAGCGGGCGGGTACGGACATCGCGGGCGCGGGCAGTGCCCAGTCGGCGACGTTCGAACTGCTCGAAACGCTGCCGTGGTTCGTCCCGATCGCGATCCTGGTGATGATCCTGGTGTCCATCTTCTTCGTCTCCGGCGCGGACGCGGCTTCGGTGGTGATGGGCACCTTGTCCCAGCGCGGGAGCGTGCACCCGAAGAAGGGTGTCGTCATCTTCTGGGGCGTGCTGATGGGCGCCGTCGCGGCGGTGATGCTGCTGGTCGGCGGGGACAAGGCGCTGACCGGGTTGCAGAACCTCACCATCCTGATCGCGGTGCCGTTCGTGTTCGTGATGGTCGGGTTGTGCGTGTCGGTCTGGAAGGACCTTCGCAACGACCCGCTGATGAAGCAGGAAGACGCGATGATGTTGTCGCTGAAGGAACTGCACGAGGAACGCACCAACGGCCACGGCCGTCGTCGCATCCTCGGCCGGTCGAAACAGCGCACCTGAGTCGGTGAAAGTACGTGAAGGCCCCCTTCATTGCGTCTAGCGCAGTGAAGGGGGCCTTCACGTACTTCAGGCGCGTCCGATGGCGACGAAGGCGCACAACGCGAGGTACCCCAGGTCCAGCAGCGCGATCAGGGGCTCGCGGCGACGCCACCGCACGACCAGCGCGCCCGCCATGACCAGCGCCAGTCCGAGGGCCGCCAGCGGCACCAGCGCCGGCGCGATGTCGAGCAGCGCGGGAACGACCAGGCCCACCGCGCCCAGGATCTCGACCACCCCGATGAACTTCACCGTGCCGGGGCCTAAATCCAGCACCCATCCCGCGCCCGAGGCCACTCCGGCGATCGTTTCCCTGCGCAGGAACAGTTTCCCGACCCCGGACACGAGATACATCACGGCCAGCAGACCGGCGACGATCCACAGTGCGGTCTCCATCAGTGCGCGAACTGGCCGGGCGTGTAGTCCCCGGCGGGCTGCCGGGTGATGACGTTCAGCCGGTTGAAGGCGTTGATGAGCGCGATCTGGGCCACCAGCGCCACGAGCTGGTCCTCGTCGTAGTGCTTGGCGGCGGCCTCCCACGCCTCGTCGGTGACACCGCTGCCGTCGGCGAGACGGCAACCCTGCTCGGTGAGTTCCAGCGCGGCGCGTTCGGCCTCGGTGAAGACCGTGGCCTCGCGCCAGCAGGCGACCAGGTTCAGCCGCGTCGTGGTCTCCCCCGCGTGTGCCGCGTCCTTGGTGTGCATGTCGAGGCAGCCCGAGCAGCCGTTGATCTGGCTGGCGCGGATGTTCACCAGTTCCCTTGTCGCCAAAGGAAGTTCGCTGCCGTCGAGCACCTTCGCGGCCGAGACGAAGTGCTTCACCAGCTTCGGCGCGAGAGCGGTCTTGAGGAATTCGATCCTTGCCTGCATGGGATTTCTCCTTCTCGTCGGTCTTTCACTTACTTCGACGAGGAGGACTCCCGAGAGGTAACACCCATGGCCGCGAGGCGACGTGGATCACTGACGGAGTCGATTCCG carries:
- a CDS encoding DoxX family protein, which gives rise to METALWIVAGLLAVMYLVSGVGKLFLRRETIAGVASGAGWVLDLGPGTVKFIGVVEILGAVGLVVPALLDIAPALVPLAALGLALVMAGALVVRWRRREPLIALLDLGYLALCAFVAIGRA
- a CDS encoding BCCT family transporter, whose product is MSSQDGKQAEEEVVAETASDLAHAPDTTGPGHPPDEHVPLDLAAERPAETDRTVFGVAAALALAIIIWGVLSPESLASVASTLLNDAVIPYGGWAFVLTASGFVLFAVCLAISRYGRIPLGGDKELPEFRTSSWIAMMFSAGMGIGLMFFGVYEPVSHLASPPPGTAAPNSDEAVHTAMATTLFHWTVHPWAIYAVVGLAIAYSTFRKGRSQLISSVFAPLIGKRRTEGPLGKAIDIMAIFATLFGSAASLGLGALQVGGGMGAVGWIDDPGKGLLVAIIAILTIAFIASAVSGVAKGIQWLSNINMVLAAVLAVFVLVVGPTVLILNIVPGAIGDYFRELAEMSGRTGMTGGEEMQTWLGGWTVFYWAWWISWTPFVGMFIARISRGRTIRQFIFGVIAIPSIVSLIWFAIFGGAAISRQRAGTDIAGAGSAQSATFELLETLPWFVPIAILVMILVSIFFVSGADAASVVMGTLSQRGSVHPKKGVVIFWGVLMGAVAAVMLLVGGDKALTGLQNLTILIAVPFVFVMVGLCVSVWKDLRNDPLMKQEDAMMLSLKELHEERTNGHGRRRILGRSKQRT
- a CDS encoding carboxymuconolactone decarboxylase family protein, coding for MQARIEFLKTALAPKLVKHFVSAAKVLDGSELPLATRELVNIRASQINGCSGCLDMHTKDAAHAGETTTRLNLVACWREATVFTEAERAALELTEQGCRLADGSGVTDEAWEAAAKHYDEDQLVALVAQIALINAFNRLNVITRQPAGDYTPGQFAH